The following proteins come from a genomic window of Trifolium pratense cultivar HEN17-A07 linkage group LG4, ARS_RC_1.1, whole genome shotgun sequence:
- the LOC123921254 gene encoding CBL-interacting serine/threonine-protein kinase 11-like — MSEIEQAPPAPAETTALFEKYEIGKLLGCGAFAKVYHARNMENGQSVAVKVINKKKVTATGLAGNVKREISIMSRLRHPNIVKLHEVLATKTKIYFVMEFAKGGELFAKIASKGRFSEDLSRRLFQQLISAVSYCHSHGVFHRDLKPENLLLDDKGNLKVSDFGLSAVKEQIRVDGMLHTLCGTPAYVAPEILAKRGYDGAKVDVWSCGVILFVLVAGYLPFNDPNLMVMYRKIYSGEFKCPRWFSPDLRRFLSRLLDTKPETRITVEEITRDPWFRKGYKEVKYHEEGVGLGEKVNGEEESKTMDLNAFDIISFFSSGLDLSGFFTDMEGERFVLTESLEKVVEKVVAAAKAEGLVVRKKKEFGVEIETQNGGLVIGVEIYRLLAEVVVVDVKRFGGDEVAFDEVWKNKLRPRLCDATTSQQDQTQSHAAVSTE, encoded by the exons ATGTCGGAGATTGAACAAGCACCACCAGCTCCGGCGGAAACCACCGCGTTATTCGAAAAATACGAGATCGGAAAACTCCTCGGATGCGGCGCGTTTGCGAAAGTATATCACGCGCGGAACATGGAAAATGGACAAAGTGTTGCTGTGAAAGTAATCAACAAGAAGAAAGTCACAGCAACTGGTCTCGCTGGAAACGTGAAACGTGAAATCTCGATTATGAGTCGTCTTCGTCATCCGAATATTGTTAAGCTTCATGAAGTTCTTGCTACGAAAACTAAGATCTATTTTGTTATGGAATTTGCTAAAGGTGGTGAACTTTTCGCGAAAATCGCGAGTAAAGGAAGGTTCAGTGAAGATCTATCTAGGAGGCTTTTTCAACAGCTGATATCTGCTGTTAGTTATTGTCATTCTCATGGTGTTTTTCATCGTGATTTGAAACCGGAAAATCTATTGCTTGATGATAAG GGGAATTTGAAGGTTTCGGATTTCGGATTAAGTGCAGTGAAAGAGCAAATTCGTGTGGATGGAATGTTACACACGCTTTGCGGAACACCTGCTTACGTGGCACCGGAGATTTTGGCGAAGAGAGGTTATGATGGAGCTAAGGTGGATGTTTGGTCGTGTGGTGTTATTCTATTTGTTCTCGTAGCTGGTTATCTTCCATTTAACGATCCAAATTTGATGGTGATGTATAGGAAGATATATAGTGGAGAATTTAAGTGTCCACGTTGGTTTTCACCGGATCTACGGCGGTTTTTATCGCGGTTGTTGGATACGAAACCTGAGACGAGGATAACCGTTGAGGAGATTACCCGGGATCCTTGGTTTAGAAAAGGGTATAAGGAGGTGAAGTATCATGAAGAGGGGGTCGGACTTGGGGAGAAGGTTAATGGGGAAGAAGAAAGTAAAACAATGGATTTGAATGCGTTtgatattatatcatttttctCTTCAGGGTTGGATCTTTCAGGGTTTTTTACGGATATGGAAGGGGAGAGATTCGTGCTGACGGAGTCATTGGAGAAGGTTGTTGAGAAGGTGGTGGCGGCAGCAAAGGCAGAGGGGTTAGTGGTGAGAAAGAAGAAGGAATTTGGGGTGGAGATTGAGACCCAAAACGGGGGTTTGGTCATTGGGGTTGAGATTTACCGATTATTGGCTGAGGTGGTTGTGGTTGACGTGAAGAGATTTGGTGGGGACGAGGTTGCTTTTGATGAAGTGTGGAAGAATAAGTTGAGACCCCGCTTGTGTGATGCAACGACATCGCAACAAGACCAAACTCAGTCTCATGCGGCTGTCTCTACTGAATAA